One genomic window of Actinoplanes lobatus includes the following:
- a CDS encoding TIGR03564 family F420-dependent LLM class oxidoreductase, translating to MDISIMIGDVRGPATASDLKDQVTAADGLGVWTAQALGWDALTALVVAGTHAPGIRLGTAVVPVRQRHPLLLAGQALSVQAATGNRLTLGIGAGIGAMTGGMFGLPTDQPVRYLREYLSILLPLLRGEPVTHTGRFLTSIGTVELPATAPPPVLLAALGPAMLRLAGSSTDGAITWMTGPRTLESHVVPLIREAAPAPPRIVAGLPVCVTGDEAGARSRIAERFGMAGQVPEYRAVLDREGVTGPADVAIVGDEETVARAVRRLEDTGITEFAAAPFGDPAEQRRTSTLLRDLARVDSMTHPDASPARRRHRPNHAAALGHPAD from the coding sequence ATGGACATCAGCATCATGATCGGCGACGTACGGGGCCCGGCGACCGCATCCGACCTGAAAGACCAGGTCACCGCCGCCGACGGCCTCGGCGTATGGACGGCGCAGGCCCTCGGCTGGGACGCCCTCACCGCCCTCGTCGTCGCCGGCACCCACGCGCCCGGCATCCGCCTCGGCACCGCGGTCGTCCCGGTCCGGCAACGACATCCGTTACTGCTGGCCGGGCAAGCGCTCTCCGTCCAGGCCGCCACCGGCAACCGCCTCACCCTCGGCATCGGCGCCGGCATCGGCGCGATGACCGGCGGCATGTTCGGCCTCCCCACCGACCAACCCGTCCGCTACCTGCGCGAATACCTATCCATCCTGCTGCCGCTCCTGCGCGGCGAGCCGGTCACCCACACCGGTCGATTTCTGACCAGCATCGGTACGGTCGAACTGCCGGCAACCGCACCCCCACCGGTCCTGCTGGCCGCCCTCGGCCCGGCGATGCTGCGCCTGGCCGGATCGTCCACCGATGGCGCGATCACGTGGATGACCGGTCCACGGACACTGGAGTCGCACGTCGTACCCCTGATCCGCGAAGCGGCCCCCGCTCCCCCGCGCATCGTCGCGGGCCTGCCGGTGTGTGTCACCGGCGACGAGGCCGGCGCGCGCTCCCGCATCGCGGAGCGGTTCGGCATGGCCGGCCAGGTCCCCGAGTACCGCGCGGTTCTCGACCGCGAGGGCGTGACCGGCCCGGCCGACGTCGCGATCGTCGGCGACGAGGAGACGGTGGCACGTGCCGTCCGTCGCCTCGAGGACACCGGCATCACCGAGTTCGCCGCGGCCCCGTTCGGCGATCCGGCCGAACAGCGACGGACCAGCACGTTGCTGCGCGATCTCGCCAGGGTCGATTCGATGACTCACCCCGATGCGAGCCCAGCGCGCCGCAGGCACCGCCCGAACCACGCCGCGGCCCTGGGCCACCCAGCGGATTGA
- a CDS encoding TetR/AcrR family transcriptional regulator, whose protein sequence is MRSDARQNRDRVLAAAREEFTARGAAASLNKIAQRAGVGPGTLYRHFPSAQALLVAIITEDVAALVDHGRELLGHPSPGEALRIWLRAVAVHASAMRGLVATELLGADPALAECHDRIRAVAGDLSKRAGVRDDVDDMLTVVNAVAWASERLPGDQGRLDRLLTLVTRGLP, encoded by the coding sequence ATGAGAAGCGACGCACGGCAGAATCGCGACCGGGTGCTGGCCGCGGCGCGGGAGGAGTTCACCGCGCGTGGTGCGGCCGCCTCGCTCAACAAGATCGCGCAGCGGGCCGGGGTCGGGCCGGGCACCCTCTACCGGCACTTCCCGTCGGCGCAGGCGCTGCTCGTCGCGATCATCACGGAGGACGTGGCGGCGCTCGTCGATCACGGGCGTGAACTGCTCGGCCATCCGTCGCCGGGCGAGGCGCTGCGGATCTGGCTGCGGGCCGTGGCGGTGCACGCGAGCGCGATGCGCGGGCTGGTGGCGACCGAGTTGCTGGGTGCGGATCCGGCGCTGGCCGAGTGCCATGACCGGATCCGGGCGGTCGCCGGAGACCTGTCAAAGCGTGCGGGGGTCCGTGACGATGTGGACGATATGTTGACCGTCGTCAACGCGGTGGCGTGGGCGAGCGAGCGGCTTCCGGGGGATCAGGGACGCCTCGACCGGCTGCTGACCCTCGTCACCCGGGGACTGCCATGA